Genomic window (Pyrus communis chromosome 13, drPyrComm1.1, whole genome shotgun sequence):
AGGTTTCAAAACACAGCAACAAAAGCGGTTTACATGGGTGGCAAGTGAGAATTCAAGGTGGGAAACAGACAGAGTTCCCATTTATTCCACAAAATCATAACAGGTGCAAGATGCCAACAGGAAAAACTGAAACAGATCATTAGATGCCAGCATGCTTCTTCTTGGTAGAAGGCGATTAGGAAATCGCTGAAGTTTTACGTTCTTTATGAGACAGGAATTAAACAAACATTAAATGCAACTCTCCACATCCTTTAGATGTCTACCTGTATTAGTGCATGATCACCAGTGCTTTAATATGTCTTATCAACAACGAAAAAGATGTAGGATTTAATATATTTCTCCGATTTTAGGAGATTTCATTTCCTGCAAAAATAAGGATGGCCAAATGCAGCAGGTCCCCACATGATCTGGATAATACAAAGACAAGCATATAAATGACCGTCTCTCACCCCACTTCTGATGCATGTGAGAAACATACAGGTGTAACAGATGCATCAAGAAGAATAGAAACTAAAAACGATAACGGATAAACTGTAATTTCTGATATGACAAGTTACTTTTACTGCGTGGGAATTTAAGAAAGTTTATCAAATGTTGTGAAGTAGAAGAGCTGACACTTGAAAGAGATTTCTAAGGAAACTCAAAAATTATCAATGCACATGAGAGCTATTAGAGCAGTCAGTTTACGAGGCACATATATAAAGTGTTCTCTAAATTGTATCTTAGTATGCTAAGAATGGGAAGAAAATATGCAGCAAAAGCAAATGATTCAGAAAGGAACATTATCATTCTCTGTTTCCATAATTCTCTAACAGTTTCGAAAACTCAAAAACATATGGGTGACGGAATTAATTTTCAGTAGTACTGGGTTTTTTATAATCCTGTTACTTAAAGAGTTCAATATCTCAAGAATGGATATCTTGGCCTCGTTTAAACGCGTAGACTAATACTTGCCACAATAATATCCCCTCTTTCAATAACAGGTATCACCATATCAACACTTAATTATAACTAATAGGTATTGAATCTATTGATACAAATCATTAACCGCAAACCAGGGTAAGTAATATTACGGGGTACAATGAAAAAAATACCTTCTGCGATACTGCAAATGCAGCCTGTTCAGGAGTCATGTTGTCAAATGGGGTCAATGCCGTTAAAAGCTCCCACAGAACTATTCCAAAACTGTAAACATCGACTTTCTTTGTATGGTGTTTCTCTTTGATCATTTCGGGTGCCATCCAGCGGTAAGTACCCGTGAATCCCTTTACGCTGCCGCACTGTGATTCTAGGCATGAAATACCAAAATCCGCAACCTTTACAGACATATCTTCCCCTAGCAATAAATTTTCTGACTTGAGATCCCTATGAAGTATACTTTGAGAATGGAGATATTGCATCCCGCGTGCAATGTTGAGGGCTAACTTCATAACTAGGCTAAGCGGAACAGAATGTGGCTCCTGCTGATGAAGATACTTCCTTAACGATCCCCCAGCTAAATACTCGGTGATAATGCAGAACACAGGAGGTTTCTTACAAGCTGCAACAAACTGCACAACAAAAATTGGTACATGAAGGTCAAAAAACGTAAAGAAACAGCTATTGTTCCAGCATTAAATGTTACTAAAAGAACAACAAAATTCTTAGAAGAACCGATTCCAATTTTCGGAATATACGCAATACCAACAAAGATTGAGGTCGGATGGAGAATTCTAAGGTAAGGACTGTGCAATAATCAATCAATGACCAATTGATGTAACCGGAACAGATTTCTTCTAACATTTTATGCCGAAGCGGTTCCTTTTTTTCGAGTGATTTCTTGGAGTAAAATCTTAAATTGCACAAGGTTAAAGGGGATCTTGCGTTTTTATGCAGACCAAAAGATCACAAAAGTTAGCAGGAAGAAaacttgaaaaagaagaaaaacaaaaactgcaTTTGCAAAGGATCTGAAAAGGCAAACAACACCACCATAAACCTaacaaagaggagagagagagatttacaGTGATGATATTAGGATGGTGCAATCGAAAAAGCAAAGCAACCTCAGAAGTGAACTGCTTCTCAAGCAAAACAGCCAACCCTTCATCCTCCTCAGGCTGGCTTATCAGCTTAATCGCCACATCTCTCTCCTTATAAACCCCTCTGTAAATCCTACTATGCCTTCCGGAAGCAAATTTACACCCAATGTACAACTGTGACATGTCCGCACTCCACTCCTCCTCTCCTTCCCCTTTAATCTCAGCCCCTGACGACACCAAGTACTTGGACCATGAGACTGCACGATTGTACTCACCCAGCGAGAGGCTCCTCTCAGGCTTGCCATTGCTGGAAATCTGCTTAAACCAGTGGAAATTCTTCATGGGTCGGCGTCAAAACTCATTAAAAGAATCAGAAAAATCTCAGAACCCCTTTTAGTATTTGCACTCCTCAACTAGCAGAAAGCCTCCAAACTTGCAGAAAAACTTGGATTTGGAGACGACCCAGAAAGATTAAAGTGTTGTTTTTCAAACACCTACATTTTGAAATCATCTCATCAATCTTTGTGCATTTAAAGGCAGGTGGGTTCAGATTAAGCAGAAGCTGGGAAAAAAGTTGATAAGTTTCAGGCCAATAAGCATGTTTCTGGGCAAAAGGTGGAGAGTTCGGTCAGAAATCTTGAATCTCTACATATTTAGACAAAAACCCACCATTTAAAAGAGCAAAAGAAGCTCCCAAAATATGGTTTTTGAGCTTCCAAGCCCAAAAACACACATGGGTTTTGAGAAGTTGAGGGAAAGAGCTCAGGTGGTCAAGGATGCAGTAGTTAAAAAGAGAAAGTAGGGGAAAAAAGTTGAGAGCTTGTAATAATGCGAagctagaaaacaaaaacagtggggggagagagagagagagagagagagagagagagaggaatgagTTGGTTGAGAGATGAATTGGGACGTTGTTGTTGGTGGTGCAGTGAAAGCATATGCAATGGGTAGGGGAGGTGGCTGGCTGTACTTCTCTCGTCATCTCTCTCCATAAAATTCACAGCTCCTCCTCTCTACGAACTCCATTTCATTAACGTGCGAAGATCCACTTCTGAGGAGACAAACTGAATCCCTGTATCTGATTTTCCCTTTTTGCCCTTTATATCGCAAAGCCAACATGCCACTACATGCCCCTTTGCTTACAGCAATACCAGGCACCAAGAATGTTAATTAGTCGGCCTcaatcatttgtgataaaaaaaaaaaaagataggttagttttttttgtttttcaatcttGACGTTACGAAGAAAAACATTACTAatgagttgaaaaataaaaaaagttacttTATATCTGACCTCTGTTGTAGTCATCATCTACTAAAGATGCAAAAGATTGAAAAGAAGTGGTTAGTAGTTTTTCTTTGACAAATAATATGATTTGTGGGCAATACACATGCTATAAGATTAGTACTGGAATTCAATTTAAAGTTTGTCCTTCAATTAACTTAAAAGTGTTTATTGACCATAAGATTAGTACTGGAATTCAATTTGATTGAATTTAAAAGCGTTAGTTATACAGCAACAAAATTACTtacaaatttagaaattttttcAATATTAAAGTCTGATAAAATGAGAATAAAAAACATTGTTGACTTTCCTATTCAAAGATTTGGTCAAGAATTAGTTacaccatctccaactgaaggaaCCAGATAGccaaaaatagcctgaaaattgtctccaaccgaggaccaggctaagacctggtttggtactgaggtgattctgaaaaaagctgctatcaaaaaaagctgggagctgtttttgtgtttggtaaacactcagcttcagctttttttcacagttttgggtgaaaaaaaagccaaaaacaagaagctgcaaaacccagctttgaaaaatcggcttttttttcacatctgttttacataaaagtttaccaaacactctaatactgcttttttttttcaaaagcacttttacaaaaaagtttaccaaatattttgctgctttatttcacagctgcttattctcacagcacagcagaaacagctttttttcaaagcacagcaataccaaaccagccttaAATGGCTCGTGGGTCCTACTAGACAAAAAAAAGGCCCGAGGGCCAACCAACCGGCCCCAAACCAAGCCACATGCTGACAtcatatttggtttttttttttctttcacattcaggaacatgaaacaacattaaacaatattaaacaacattaagtaacattaaactacataaaaaaaattaacaacatgaaaattattgacaatccataacataaaattattgaggtaatttaatttaagtaaccatagtaattcaattaaaataataaattatgtttggcgcTCAGTTGAAGATAGtttttttgtgatagggctATGCTTGGTCTGACCCTTGATTGGAGACGGTAAGAAATATGAACATGCACTGTtcgttaaaatattaattttttttgagaGCCAGAAGACTAAAACTAGCCCTTTGGCACTCATTCGGTTTGAGATGGTCTTACTACTTTATAGTAAAAATATgtcattcaaaatttaaaataaagtgACCTTTATCTTTTAACAACCATGTTTAAAACTGTAAAAGCACCAACACCAAGGCTATTTTAGTCCCTCCAAATTTCACAGGAGGGTATATGTGTCATTTCAAGAAGTAGGACGTACGTTACAAACCTGTAACTGAAACCGAAGTGAGGATAGGACTAAATGCTATGGCTGAAAAGCAAGTGGGCCCCACGCTCACACAGAGGGATCCGTGGGTGTGTCGGAAAAGCCGTATGGTCCTCTTCCGTATAcggtctctctctcctcccctctctctcctctctgattccattttattttttttattttttttgttaattttccttCAAACCATTATTCTCATTTTCCTTCAAACCATTATTGATGAGAATTTTTCCCAAGTGTCGTATCCACGGTTAATTTCTGGCTAGGGCCGTCGAGGTTCTATTTAAGCGTTAGACAGCTAATTATcatcttaattaatttttaagtatttaaaaattaagaaaatgtgcTTAAACCTGCATAAAAACCTACCTAGACCGCATAGGCACTTGTCTAGCCAGTGACTGAGTTAGTATAGGGTAATTGGTTGCCTTTGACCCCAACAACTTAAAAACCTCAAGTATATCTGTTTGTATATTGTATTAGACCCCCATAAAAAGCTAAGACAAACTAAATAAAAACATCCTCCTCCAACTTATATTGTCTTCTATCATATTTGtcttcattttctattttttttaaatataagcagacacttatttatacaatatataagaaatttactCAAATCCACTtagtccgcctaggcgctaggatCCAGCCGTCTAGGCACCAAGCCTAAGCTCATctaactagcgcctagcgtcttttagaacattGGTCGTATCTAAGCAAGCGCTCAATGTATTATAAAATAAGTAGAgagacataaaaaaatatatcattttctttgaaaatattttgacaTGTGAAATACTGCTTCAGGCCCGcaattaaaaaatctctcattatCGATGgagattttgttttatttaatacattttttgttttaaataaacaataaaaacgagaaaaaaaacaagaaagaaaaccgATCCGCTCTTGGAGCGCGTATGTTTCACTCTGAGTGTGACTTTGCCAACTAAGTCTGTCTAGGTTGGCACAGACAAGAGGTACAGCTCAAAATGCACCCAAAAGGTACAAGGTTTACAAAGCATGCAAACCATTTAAATGTTGGGGGACTCTGCCATCCTTACAACTACAACTTGGCTGGGTCCTGATTTGCCCGCTGGATCCATTACCAATCTAAACAGGTCTAAAACATCATTAATGCTTCATTGTGTTGTGCATCGAGTTGGTTGTTCACGCTCAAGCGGTCGAATCTCAGTCGTTGATGTATGTATAGGCTTATcagttaaaattttaaaattgtgTTTGGATCAATCGTTGTTATATCTTAGCAGTTGAATATCAGCCGTTGATGTATGCTAGTTCATATCGCAGCAATACCTTATGAATTAAAGCTTTAGAGTTGAGTCTGAAACAACTGTCTATAAGTTAGTGGTTGAATCTTAGTCGTTGATATATGTGGACATATAACAATGAAGACCAAAAGCTATCCCTTATGGTTGGTTGGATCTCCCACTTGAACATGATCGACTAATTTTAATGTTATACACAAACGTGTTTGAGGCAATTCATTGGTTAATCAATCTTTTATAAAATCTTTGCCATCCACACAATTTGATATTTGTGATGTTGTTACACTTCAACTTAAATCGACGATTTATAGATTTGTTCAAATGGTGTGTACAAATTGATCTAGCAAGGCAGGTTAGATGCTACATGAGGTATTATTTTGTGGCTTGAACCTTATCATCAAGATCTACCAACCattttctcaacaaaaaaaataaaataaaaaaaaaaaattttgcccACCATTGAAGATCGATTTTGCATTATTTGGTAGGTTGGCATGCTGTACCAGATGATTAACGTTCATCAGTATCTCTTAAGATATTGTTAATTAGGTTGGTTAATTTCTTAATCAGGAGTTGGAAACTTGTGATTTAGTTTAGTGGGCAAGGAATCACAAAACCAAGCATTTTCAATCTGTATATTATTTTCAACTGCAATTTGAGTATTTTGGGTGTCAACTCATTGTCAATCGGCCAATATTCCAAACTGATTACTATATATTAATAGTATATTAGCATCACAATATGAACAGATAaccttttctttaatttatttgctGCAAAGAACCTTTGGGGGATTTTTAATCTTATAAAATGCGAAAAGCTTGCATTATTATTATCAGAGTAGTAAGTTTCGCACTCGCGTTTTCTTGCGGAATGATCTTTTCTTTCGTTTCGTCTTTCTACGGTACTCGTCTTATTTATAGTTTTGGGATtaaatacaaagaaaaattaagcggtgaaaataaaagaaaaatgttgaATGATGGATACATTTAAGATTCTGAAAATCACTACCCATCATTTCTCTGCatatctcttttctttctttgttgttgatttaaATAAGTAAGAAgtatcaataaacaaaaacacaaaaaacaagaGAAGAAATGCAAAATGATAAATTTGAAGTGTGAAATTTATTATTATCCTAATATCTCCGTTTacaatcttttctttttatcacTCCTTAATTGAATAAGTAAAAAGAGAATCGTTAAACGAAAACAAGATGAGTACAAAAGAGAAGACGAGAACGTGAAAATGATTACCTATTATTATTGTTAACATCATGGGGACGCTGCAATTACCAAAACGAAGAAGCACAAAATTAGGGCGGTGCACATGCAAGTGTACCTTGGAAACATTGATGAAAATACCACGTGTCCATGTTGTGTAGCACCAGCTCATCAAGATTCGAAAATCTAGCCAAAACTTGTGGTACAGAATATGTCCCTTGCCCGTACAAATCGTGGTTGTTGTCTAATGATATTACATTACTTTAACCATGATTAATTAGAATACTAATTATCCTAAATGACAAAGTTTAGGAGGTGTAAAGTAAAGGATAGGCATGTTGCATTTTCGAGTGAGTCTTGTGTATGGACCATGGACATAATTGTTTCGGCAATGATAATATAATATACGACGATATTATATAGCTAGGGTTTGCATGGGATTTGGATTTGTTCGTGGATTTTTATGTATCGGACGGTTGAGATTTGTTTGTGCGTGCATGGACGGTAGCGATGAGTGTATTACACTATTACGATAGAGGACAAGCGAATGTGCAGGGAGGAAGACTATAAATAAAGGATGGTTGGCTGCTTAGTTTGAAAACGGTAATTGATAGTTGAATTTcttctttaaattattaaaaaataaatccaaTCGTCTACTACGTTACATGATCTAAGAATTTGGTCTTTTAACTATTTTCCATTAGAAAAAGCCGGGACTGATAGGGAATGTTTGTCATCTAGCTCTATTTTGTATTGCATGAACATGGCTGATGGAGGATACCACGTGAACTTCTGCTCGCTTGACATTCCATGTATGATCATGCTTACTAGTTAATGACACTCTTACAAGTGATTAATTGGTATATTATGTTATTAGATTATCAACTAAATTAGCAATATATAATGATTAACGGTTCATCTAATAATCCAACTGCTTCATCTAAAATTAATCTGGTACCACGAATATTATTCGTAGAATTATAGAAAAGAATAACATATCCCTTTCATTATTTGTACTATTAAAGCATAGAGTTAATTTGGCCACACAATGAAGGTGAGGAAGTCACCTAACCCTAAcaccttgtttttttttttcccactaaTTTGCTAATTTGGCCACACAATATTGACAAACTAAGTTAACTAAACCCAatgttaagaagaaaaaaattactaattaatattttctCCTCCATATATAATCATGACCCCATACGTATACTTAATTAGTGGCAAGTTTCTGATTCCGCCACTACATAACATGATTAGGGTTTTCTCTAGAATCATGACTCGTACACATAGTGGTAAGTTTTAGACTCCTCCAATGCATAACATGATTAGGGTTTTTGGGTCATAGTACTTAACAAGAGAGGAGAGAGCAACCCTAGTAAGGTAAGGAACAACTGCATGAAACGTTTATGATGGTTGTTTGGATATAAGACATGATGTGTCTAAATCGACGCCTACTACAAatgttgttatgttttcttGTAAATGGTTTGATGCCGAGACTTCACCATTGTTGATAACAAAACCTAACTTGCTTCATGTTTGCGTTACAACTTTCTCTCAAAAAAATGTTTGCGTTACAACTTTATAAATTGTGTCgtgataattattatttatcaaTTCCACGGGAGCAAGGCACATATGGCAGATGACAATGGCATAGCttacaacaaattaaaaattaaaaaagaatatatattttggacaatgaaatcaaaataaaagaGACAAAAGTTTGGATTTTTCTTACCCAATTTGTAATTCTCATATCTATCAGATAATGGGCCTTTAATGGGCTCAGTTTTGATTTCTCAAGTTTTTGAGCGCCCAATTACTTGGTGCTTTTTTGCGTGTTTCAGGCCCACTGTACCGATGTCTGCCTGGCGCCGGCAAGAAGAGAAAGATGCGGACTCTATTCTTTTAGAAGTTAAACGtaaaagggtttttatcacaaatgggaTTTGAAATTAACCATCATCATCAAGATagtttatgaaattaaaaattaatcaatgtagtctctgaaaataggtgtcgtaAATCAATGTGATCATTCCGTtacaattatattaaaaattatgttaagtgttgatgtagcacataaatgggtctcataagttctttttttcttacaaatgatccttgaaattgGCCCACGAcaacaaaatggtccctgaaattgactcgcaacatcaaaatggtccataaaattgaaaattgatcgaTGTAGTCCCACAAgtaagtgtctcaaatcaatgtagtatttccgtcacaattctgtaaaaaattCGGTTATGTGTTGatatgacacataaatgggtcacacaagtctaattaaatttttaaaaaattacaaataggctaaataatttaatagttaacaaaaaaattgtcaacccaaaaacctaGTCCTGCAATCACCTCTTATCTTAGTCTACATTTTTCTACCTCATTCGCTCTCTattctcttttaaaaaaaaaaaaaaaaatcaatacatctatctttacacacttcgacACTCTTCACCGAATTGAACTTGAGTCGAGATCACCAATGGTGACGGCTTGCCCTATTGGCAACAACTTCTGGGACATCACTGTTAACATTTAGGtgatcaacatcctcacaaccttaatcttagAGAGCTTGTTTGACGCTTCCCTGGTGGTCTGGTGATGCAAAGAACGGCGATgtctgccttgagataatgaggttataactgaggtgcgtctattgttggttgaaaaaaATTTCCACAACCCTTCTTAGGTCTTGGTTAAgccttgtgcctttgagaatttatggaagggatTTGTCTACCAATTTTTTTACAGAACAGTGTCAAAAGGAttatattgatttgcgacacctattttcaaggactacattgattgattttcaatttcagagatcatattgatggtgtgggtcaattttagagaccatttgtgataaaaactcgtAAATCTTGTGGGGCTCATTTATGTGCtacatcagcatttaacggaatttttaacaaaattgtgatgaaataaccacattgatttgcgacatgtattttcagggactacattgattggtttttaatttcagggaccatcctaatggtgagggtcaatttcaggaaccatttgtgataaacaCCCAACATAAAATACTTGTGCCACATAGTATTATGGTCTAATggtttctcttcacttgtaagtgagacgttttatgttcgattctcataaaagacgaatttgaaccacattgttACTAGCCTGTTGTGAAGCTTAGCCCATTGCGAATTTGAACGGTTGTTTTATTGGAATAACCAAGCAATGGTTGAGATTGGTTCGGCCCCCGGCTATGCGTATTCCATGCGTTTTAACCCCGTGCGCAGGTGATACTAGCTGAGCTTGGACTCTTCCCTGAGGGAAAGAGTTACCCTTTCTTCTTGTCTCagttaaaatttgatatatgcAAAAAGATTTCGTTATGTTTTTAATGAGTTGTTTTAgtatattttgtaattttgtatgattttaacTTTTTCATGTAATAAAACGTGATAATTAATATGAAAGTTTGATGCATATGCATATAAGAAAATTGTAGCTATGGAAGGAATGTTTTCCTTTAGTGAAGGAGCTTGTAATCTCACCAAGGAGAAGTTCCGTACAACGAGAAATTCTCATATGGCCGAATCAAGCATTATTTCGTGGACAAGTTAATACGCATAGTCGTGCGTTATTGACTTGAGATATTGTTCTTGCACATCATTGTGCCTATGTCTACCCAACAAATAGAGAGGTAGAATTCAATCTTAGAATTTGCAAACTCCCCAAGGCACAAAATGCAAAGAAATGCTTCCATATTAACAACTCAAGATTTCACTGTTATTTTtggggaactttaacgaaaaatcattcgtactgttcactttaatgaaaaaccatatttttacactaaaaaatcaatgatggtactattcactttaatgaaaaaccacattttaaagccattttcattagttttcctttatttttatcAAGGCTATAATTATACACACAAATTGCCATGTGGGGAACATGTTTGAAGCTTTACAAACaacattgagaaaatgaaaaattgagTCTACGGGTTGTCGGTTATAAATGATTATGATCCACTCACACTTTGGTTTGCGCCCCCTCAAGGCCTAGTGAGAGCAAGGCGACTGTTGAGGAGGACGTGTGGGCTTGGCATTAGTGCTGACTTCCTACTGTGTAGGTAGGATATATATCATGCAGAATCATAGGTACAGAGGTTGTAACCAGATACGAGGGAGCTAAGCGCAAAGGC
Coding sequences:
- the LOC137713522 gene encoding serine/threonine/tyrosine-protein kinase HT1-like, whose amino-acid sequence is MKNFHWFKQISSNGKPERSLSLGEYNRAVSWSKYLVSSGAEIKGEGEEEWSADMSQLYIGCKFASGRHSRIYRGVYKERDVAIKLISQPEEDEGLAVLLEKQFTSEVALLFRLHHPNIITFVAACKKPPVFCIITEYLAGGSLRKYLHQQEPHSVPLSLVMKLALNIARGMQYLHSQSILHRDLKSENLLLGEDMSVKVADFGISCLESQCGSVKGFTGTYRWMAPEMIKEKHHTKKVDVYSFGIVLWELLTALTPFDNMTPEQAAFAVSQKNARPPLPSTCPVPFSRLISRCWSSHPDKRPHFDEIVHILEGYAESLEQDPDFFSSYKPPPDHALLRCFPKWKGRRSSAS